Below is a window of Fibrobacter sp. UWB11 DNA.
CACGATGGCCAGATTTTCAATGGAGAGATGGACCTTGTGTGGGAAACGGATAAAGGCGTAGTTCTTGTGGACTTTAAGTCGTATCCTGGAAACAAAAATGATGTCGTTACCGAAAATAACAAACACTATGCGGGAATGTATGCAGGGCAGTTTGAATGCTATGAACGTGCGTTAAAGGCTGCTGGCAAGAATGTCCTTGCAAGGCTGGTTTATTACCATGTCCTTGGCGTGGTTGTGGAATTAAAATTAGATGAAGAATAATCATGGAATCCGTAAGGTGCGCACGGGTAGCCTTGCAATATAGCCCGACTCGCATGTATGCGGGGAACGCCCAAAAGAAAAATATGAATATAGCAGGCCGCGTGAACGACCTGCTTTTTCTATTTATTCCGTTAAAATCTGCCAAAACTTCGGCCCCTTGCACGCAAAGTTTTGAAGTGGTATATTCATGGTATTGATAGCATTTCGTCCTGCTGACAGCGTATTCGATCCGGGCAGGTTGTTTCACTATCTGCTTGACGCCGACCTCCCTTTGTTTCGCTTGGCAGGCGAAAATATTCGAGGCAGCATACACCCTATGGGGAAACTGGCCCCCTGGCGATCAACGTAGAGCTCCGTCTGTCATAAGAAAAATATGGTAGACGTAAAGCCTTGTCGTTAAAGGTTTTGTTTAACCATTCAAAAAGGACATCTCGCTCGGCGGGATGAATCAAATATGGATTGTTCTCAGCACTATAAAATGCTCAAGGATATGGAAAAGGATCCGAAGAATCTTGCCAAGTATCAAAAAATGTACAAGTACGCTTATCTTTTAAGTGATGGCGTTTTCAAGATTGTATTCACGGAGGAAAAGTCGCATTCGCTTCTTATTTCGCTGTTGAATGCGATGCTTGACTTGCATGGTGGTGATGCCATCGGGGAAATTTCGCTGGAAATGCAGGAATTCCCGGGTATTTTCAATAAGAAAAATTGTATTGTCGATATCATTGGCACGACCAATGCTGGCGAAAAGGTTCTTGTTGAAATTCAACAGCAAAAGGACAAGTTTTTCAAGGATCGCGTAGAATACTATGTATCTCGTGTTATTGAAAATCAGGTTCATAAGAGCGAAAAATTTGAATTGCCACATATCTATTTTCTTGGACTTCTGGATTTTGAACTTTTCCCAGAAGAAGAACATGAATACATCCATCATGTCGATGAAATGTGTCATGGCAAGAAGTTCTTCCCGAAGGTTCAGAAGGTTTTCGTGGAAATCGAAAAGTTTTTCAAACTTGAGAAGTTGGGATTTACCAAGGATGACGAGTCTGATGCCGCTCAGTGGCTACGTGCTATCAGGGTTGTTATCAAGGAAGAACCTGCTCCTGAAAAAATTATGCAGAATGAAACGTTTAGGCGGTTGCTTGAATCGGTGAAATTGATTAATTTTGCAGAGGAGCTTTTCAACTGCGAGGTAAAGAAAATGACGGATGTGATGGCTGAACGCGAAAACGCTTTTGCCGAAGGCAGGGCGGAAGGCTTTGCTGAAGGGGCTTCTACCGAGCGTACAAAAGCGGATAAGGAAAAACGCGAAATGGCGAAAAGTCTCAAGGAACAGAATGTAGATGTTTCTATAATCGCTAAATCGACAGGTTTTTCTGAAGAAGAAATTCTCAGTTTATAGCTATTACAGTCTTTAAGAATGCAAAACAGCAGGCCGCATGAACGACCTGCTTTTTCTTGTATTGCTTTTTTACAGCTTTTGTCCTGGATTCCAGTAGTCGGTGGGTTGCTCGACGCCGCATTCTTTTGCGATGTAGATGGGTTCGAGGCCTTTCTTCTTTTGGTCGGTGTAGTTCTTGAGGGCCTTGATGGCGATTGGCGAGAGTATCAAGATGACGGGGATGTTCACGAGGACCATGAGGCCTTGGCAAAGGTCTGCGCTGTCCCAGGCAAACGATGCGCTGGAGGTGGCGCCTAAGAAGACGATGGCGGTTGCGATGGTCTTGAATACGTTGCGGATTTTCTTGGTGGGGCGTCTGTTCAAGATGAAACGGAGGCAGCCTTCGGTGTAGTAGTAGTTTCCAATGAGCGTGGTGTAGCCAAAGAGGCACATGGAGAATGTGATGAAGATGGCGCCGTTGCTGCCGAGAACGGAGGCGAGAGACTTTTGTACGTAAATGATTCCCGAGATGTCCTTGCTGGGCTCGATGTTGGTCGAGAGGCACATGAGGGCTGTGGCGGAGCAGATGAGGAGCGTGTCGATGAATACGGAAAGCGATTGTACGAGGCCTTGCTTGACGGGGTGCGAGACGCTTGCGCTTGCGCTCGCGTTCGGGGCGGAACCCATACCTGCTTCGTTGGAGTAGAGGCCGCGCTTGATGCCGTACATGATGCAGCTTCCGGCGAAGCCGCCAAATCCAGCGTCAAACGAAAATGCGTTTTGGAAAATTGTGCCGAGCATGGCGGGAATGTTCGAGATGTTGTATATGACGATGCCGAAGGCGACGATGACGTAGATGGTTCCCATGAAAGGAACGAGGTAGCTTGTGATGGTGGAAATTTTCTTGGCGCCTTCCCAGATGCAAAATGCGAAGAGGGCGGCTAAAATAAATCCGACGATGAACGGTGTCGATGCTTTGTCGTAGAATTTGTATCCGGTAAGGGAGTCTTGAATGTTGTACGAAGCGAGCAGGTTGTAGCCCACGATGTAGGTGAGGAGCACAAAGCCTGAGAAGAGAACGCCTAGCCAGCGCTTACCAAGTGCGGTCTGGATGTAGTAGGAAGGTCCGCCGTAAGAGTGTCCTGTGACATCGTCATGACGCTTGTAAATCTGGGCGAGGGTGGATTCTACGAATGCAGATGCTGCGCCGAGGATGGCAATGACCCACATCCAGAAAATGGCGCCCGGGCCGCCGAGGCAAATGGCCGAAGATACGCCGACGATGTTTCCGGTGCCGACGCGGGAGGCGGTCGAGACCATCAATGCCGCAAATGACGAAATCCCGTGTTCATGCAGGGGCCTTTCGCGGGTGACACGGAATGTTTCGATCAGATAGCGGACTTGCGGAAATCCCAAGCGGACAGAAAGGAATACCCCGGCAACAATCAAAAAGAGCGGGACGATGTAGAAATCGTAAAGGGCGGTGTTTAGCGCCGAAACAATGGGATGTAAGGGATTAACCATAGAATTCTCCTATTGGATAAATAGTAGAAAATTTTTTAAATTTCTCCGCCATGCAACCGTTAAGTCAACGCACCGAAACTTTTACCGATTCCGTTATCCGTCGAATGACTCGCATCGCAAATGCGTGCGGGGCAATTAATTTGTCACAGGGATTCCCTGATTTTGACCCGCCAGAGACGCTCACGAAGCGTCTTTCGGAGGTGGCTTTGACGGGCCCGCACCAATATGCGATTACTTTTGGCGCGCAGAATTTCCGTGAAGCGCTGAGCGAAAAGCAGTTCCATTTTAGCGGGTTGCGTTACGATCCGCAAAAAGAGATTGTGATTACTTGCGGCAGTACCGAAGCGATGATGGCTTCGATGATGTCGGTCTGCAATCCGGGCGATAAGGTGGTGTTGTTCTCGCCGTTTTACGAGAACTATTCTGCAGATACGATTTTGTGCGGGGCGACTCCGGTTTATGTGCCGCTTTCGCCGGTGGATTTGAGCTTTGATGCGAATGTGCTTGAAAGTGCGATGGCGCAGCCGGGCGTGAAGGCGCTTGTGTTATGCAATCCGGCAAACCCGAGCGGTAAAGTCTTTACGCACGAAGAACTTTCAATTATCGCCTCGCTTGCCATTAAGTACGATTTGTATGTGATTACGGACGAAGTTTACGAGCATATCGTTTTTGCTCCGCATCGCCATACTTACATCGCAACGCTCCCGGGAATGTTCGAACGCACGATTGAATGTAGCAGCTTGAGCAAGACATATTCGATTACGGGCTGGCGCTTGGGTTATGTGCTTGCTGCAGAACCCATCATGGAACGCATCAAGAAAGTTCACGACTTTTTGACGGTGGGTGCGGCGGCTCCGCTGATGGAAGCTGCTGTGACAGCGCTCCGTTTTGACGACTCATACTATACGGGTTTGCAGGCGCATTACACGCACATGAAGGATGTGTTTACGAATGGACTCCGCAATCTTGGTTTACGTTTTACCGAACCGCAAGGCGCTTACTTTGTACTCGTTGATGTTTCGGAATTCGGATACGGTCGCCGCGAATCTTGTAGCGCTTCGAAATGCGCGGCCGGCACATTGCCCGATGAACAATTCTGCATCGATATGGCGCAGAAGGTGGGCGTCGCGGCTGTTCCGGGCTCAAGCTTCTTCCGCGAACCGGTGGACCATCTTGTGCGTCTGCATTTCGCGAAGAAAGACGAAACGCTCTACGAAGCACTCAATCGCTTGGAAAATTTGAAAAAGTTGAAACGATAGCTTGTGTGAATTAATTTGTAATTGAAAGGTGTGGCGGAATGCTGCTCCTTTTTTAGTTATAAAAAAATTGTATCATCAGTAATGAAATAATGGTATTGGACAAAAGCCTTTATAGAATCTATCATTGTGCGTGCTAAAACAACACAATAATGGAGGATTCAATGTATATCTTTAAAAACCGTACGAAACTTTCGACTATTATTTTAGCTTCTATCCTTTCACTTTCTGCATGTTCTGATGACGATTCAAATTCTGTCGCTCCTTCAACCTCTGAAGAACATGAACATCATGCTACGGAAGAACACTCCAGTGCCGCCGATGAACATTCCCATCACGCAACGGAATCTGGTGACCATAAATCTGAATCAAGTGGCTTGACACTTGGCGATGAAAATATTAAAGATGGCATCATCTTCTTGCAGGATACGACTATTAATGGCGTTTTGACGGTAAATGCTTCAACGCCTGGCGCAACCGTTCTGAAAAATGTCAAGGTTACGGGCAACTTGTTAATCAAGCGCTCTGGCCGTGTCGATTTTTCGGGCAGTGCCGATGTAGTTCATGTGGGTAGCAGTAATACGGATGTCTATGCTTTTGAAGACAACGCAAAAGTGAATGGTCATCATTTTATGGGCAAGAACAATACCTTCACGACCAAGAGATTTTCGGATTACCAGAAAGTTGATTGGACCGAAAAGGCCGCGCATTTATCTACAGGAATCCACTTTGCTTATACGGTTACGGGTGATGAAAAGGGAGCTCCGGTTATCTTGATTCATGGCCTTGTCGATGGGCGTGTTTCCTGGTCGCAGGTGGCTCCACAGCTTGCCAAGAAGGGCTATCGTGTATATGTTCCTGAATTGCGAGGCAACGGAAAGACGGACAAGCCAATTGAAGAATCGGCGTATTCAATCAAGGAATTGGCAAAGGATATCGCAGCTTTTATCGATAAGCTTGAATTGAACAAACCGCATATTGTTGGACATTCTTTTGGTTCATTTGTGGCGCAGGAATTGTCTATTTCGTATGCGGATAAAATCGGTTCCATCACATTGATTGGCTCGGCGGCCTCTGTGGATAAGAAAAATGCTACGATTGATTGGCTCTTGAACGGAACGGATGATAAATTATTCGATGGCGTTTATGCTTATGATTCAACGCAAAAGCTTCCTGATACATTCTATGAAAAGTGGGGCAATAGCACGAATCCGGATAAGGATTTCCAGACCGCACACTTGGAACATTTGCATCAAGTCCCTTATTATGCTTGGAAATTCCTTGTCAAAAACTTTGTAGCTGTTGACAATGCAAAGCGCCTTTCTTCGATTTCTTCGAATGTGCAAATTATTTGGGGCTCAAAAGACGCTATATTCGATAAAAAGTCGCAGGAAACTTTGCAAAAGGGTCTCGAT
It encodes the following:
- a CDS encoding Rpn family recombination-promoting nuclease/putative transposase, whose amino-acid sequence is MDCSQHYKMLKDMEKDPKNLAKYQKMYKYAYLLSDGVFKIVFTEEKSHSLLISLLNAMLDLHGGDAIGEISLEMQEFPGIFNKKNCIVDIIGTTNAGEKVLVEIQQQKDKFFKDRVEYYVSRVIENQVHKSEKFELPHIYFLGLLDFELFPEEEHEYIHHVDEMCHGKKFFPKVQKVFVEIEKFFKLEKLGFTKDDESDAAQWLRAIRVVIKEEPAPEKIMQNETFRRLLESVKLINFAEELFNCEVKKMTDVMAERENAFAEGRAEGFAEGASTERTKADKEKREMAKSLKEQNVDVSIIAKSTGFSEEEILSL
- a CDS encoding sodium:alanine symporter family protein, whose protein sequence is MVNPLHPIVSALNTALYDFYIVPLFLIVAGVFLSVRLGFPQVRYLIETFRVTRERPLHEHGISSFAALMVSTASRVGTGNIVGVSSAICLGGPGAIFWMWVIAILGAASAFVESTLAQIYKRHDDVTGHSYGGPSYYIQTALGKRWLGVLFSGFVLLTYIVGYNLLASYNIQDSLTGYKFYDKASTPFIVGFILAALFAFCIWEGAKKISTITSYLVPFMGTIYVIVAFGIVIYNISNIPAMLGTIFQNAFSFDAGFGGFAGSCIMYGIKRGLYSNEAGMGSAPNASASASVSHPVKQGLVQSLSVFIDTLLICSATALMCLSTNIEPSKDISGIIYVQKSLASVLGSNGAIFITFSMCLFGYTTLIGNYYYTEGCLRFILNRRPTKKIRNVFKTIATAIVFLGATSSASFAWDSADLCQGLMVLVNIPVILILSPIAIKALKNYTDQKKKGLEPIYIAKECGVEQPTDYWNPGQKL
- a CDS encoding pyridoxal phosphate-dependent aminotransferase; translation: MQPLSQRTETFTDSVIRRMTRIANACGAINLSQGFPDFDPPETLTKRLSEVALTGPHQYAITFGAQNFREALSEKQFHFSGLRYDPQKEIVITCGSTEAMMASMMSVCNPGDKVVLFSPFYENYSADTILCGATPVYVPLSPVDLSFDANVLESAMAQPGVKALVLCNPANPSGKVFTHEELSIIASLAIKYDLYVITDEVYEHIVFAPHRHTYIATLPGMFERTIECSSLSKTYSITGWRLGYVLAAEPIMERIKKVHDFLTVGAAAPLMEAAVTALRFDDSYYTGLQAHYTHMKDVFTNGLRNLGLRFTEPQGAYFVLVDVSEFGYGRRESCSASKCAAGTLPDEQFCIDMAQKVGVAAVPGSSFFREPVDHLVRLHFAKKDETLYEALNRLENLKKLKR
- a CDS encoding alpha/beta fold hydrolase → MYIFKNRTKLSTIILASILSLSACSDDDSNSVAPSTSEEHEHHATEEHSSAADEHSHHATESGDHKSESSGLTLGDENIKDGIIFLQDTTINGVLTVNASTPGATVLKNVKVTGNLLIKRSGRVDFSGSADVVHVGSSNTDVYAFEDNAKVNGHHFMGKNNTFTTKRFSDYQKVDWTEKAAHLSTGIHFAYTVTGDEKGAPVILIHGLVDGRVSWSQVAPQLAKKGYRVYVPELRGNGKTDKPIEESAYSIKELAKDIAAFIDKLELNKPHIVGHSFGSFVAQELSISYADKIGSITLIGSAASVDKKNATIDWLLNGTDDKLFDGVYAYDSTQKLPDTFYEKWGNSTNPDKDFQTAHLEHLHQVPYYAWKFLVKNFVAVDNAKRLSSISSNVQIIWGSKDAIFDKKSQETLQKGLDKAISIEFHEIKDADHNTHLGSKAAVETVTDYIDNFIKGVK